TCCGTTGCGCCGACTGCCACAGCCCCGACGCCGATCAGGAGCACATGGTGCTTCAGAGCTACGAGTCCATGTGCGCCACCTGCCACGACGCCGACCTGATGGGCGAGGGCAGGACCGAGGTCGGCGTCGCCTTCCTGCGCCTTCCCGGCGTGGACGTGATGAGCCTGAAACGCGCCGGCGTGGATGTGGGAGGCTGGCCCGCCGATGCCGACGAGGGCTTTGATGCCATGCCCTCGGTGTTTCTGGACGCGCTGATCTCGGCCGATCCCGAATACCCCGAGTTTGCTGACGATCAGGAACTCCTCTCCGAGCTCGACCTGAGCGATCTCTATGACGCGACCGACGAAGAAGCCCGGGCGGCAGGGCGCTACGTGCGCGCGGCGCGCAGGCTGATGAAGGAACTGGCCGAGCACGGGCAGGGGGCGTTGCTGCTTCGGCTGGAGCGGATCTACGACCCGGCACAGGTGGGATGGAGCCTCTTCGGGGCCAGCGACCGCGTCTCGGAAGCCGCGCTCATTGCCGCGTGGGATGAATGGTTCGGCGGCAAGGCCGCGATGGCGATGCCCGAGAAATGGGGGAGCAGCGGCGGTTGGCTCATCGATTCCAGGGATTTTGCCCTGCGGTATCTGCCCGAGGGCCACGCCGATGGATTCCTGCGTGCATGGCATGACCTGGCCGCCGGCGCCGACGATAAACGCTTATTGAACTTCTTCGTGAAGGGCGAGGAGCGCTGCACCACCTGTCACAGCGTCGATCTCAAAGAGGGCGGCGGCCTGCAGGTGAACTGGCGCGGCGAGGCGCAGACCGCCGCGCGCGAGTTCACGCGTTTCTCCCACAAGCCCCATCTGAAGGTCGTCGATAAGGGCTGCGCCGAGTGCCATCGCTACAACGAGGACGCCGCCTAC
Above is a genomic segment from Chrysiogenia bacterium containing:
- a CDS encoding cytochrome c3 family protein, producing the protein RCADCHSPDADQEHMVLQSYESMCATCHDADLMGEGRTEVGVAFLRLPGVDVMSLKRAGVDVGGWPADADEGFDAMPSVFLDALISADPEYPEFADDQELLSELDLSDLYDATDEEARAAGRYVRAARRLMKELAEHGQGALLLRLERIYDPAQVGWSLFGASDRVSEAALIAAWDEWFGGKAAMAMPEKWGSSGGWLIDSRDFALRYLPEGHADGFLRAWHDLAAGADDKRLLNFFVKGEERCTTCHSVDLKEGGGLQVNWRGEAQTAAREFTRFSHKPHLKVVDKGCAECHRYNEDAAYIPAFKRSFDPAQFASEFKPLEREDCASCHSAAKAGNECIKCHRYHVGEFEPVMPEQQ